CGCTTACCGGCTGCGGGTGCAGGCGATGACTGCGTCGGCGGAGGTAATCGACGGGCTTTACTTCACGCACAGCGATGCGGATGCGCCGCTACCGCCGCTGTTCGGCGCGGTGGGTAACCGCCTGACGGACCTGCGGCTGCACCGCGCCGAGATCGCAATGAACTGCGGCGATGATGCCATGTGCGTCACGGTCGATCCGGCGGCGAGTGAGGCGGGTTACGGCTTACGCCTCGATCTTGCACACGCGCCGGCCGCGCGCCTGGAAGGCTCGTGTTTCCCGACGGTCGAGGATGCGCGTTCGTTTGGCCGATACCCACGTGCCGCGCTGTCTGTACATCCGAGCAAGGGCGACCCAGAGCGCAGGACGCTGCATGTCATGCGGGTCGAGCGTGTGGATTCATCGTGGTGCGAGACGCCGGTCGCGGTGCGCGATGCCCGGCTGGGCTATCTCGATGCGATCGGGCAGGGCGGCCAGGCCGAGTTGGAATGGGCGGTCCGGCTGCGGCCGATGGAGTACCGCTGGGTGCTGGGCGAGCGGCACGCGCTGTTGGATCGCTGCGACACGGCACGGCGGTGGACGGGAGTGGCGTAGCTGCGGAACAGAAAGGGGCGACAGGTGATGGCGGTCTTCTATGGCGCGGGTTTCATCTTGGCGGTGGTCGTCAGCGGCGGGGTCGGCCTCGCGGCGAGCTACGCGACGGTCTCGCGGTCGGGCGGCTTGTGGTCGCTGGCGTGTGTGCCGATTTCGCTGGTTGTGTTTTTGTGGCTGGTGCTTTGTGTGCCGTGGTGGCGGTATCTTTAGCGCAGTTGATGCGGCGGCATCGTCACGGCTGACAGCATTGTTGATTTGAGAATGCTCCCTGCCCGCTGAAGCGGGGGCTACACGTTCGCGCGGGGCTGGCTTCGTACGGCGTCGATCTGGTCGATGAGCCAGCCAGCGAGATGTTGCTTGAGCATTTTGCCCGGGGCGTCGCGTTGGCCGTTGGCGAAGAAGAGGATGGGCTCGATATCGACGGCGTCCATCGTCGCGAGGGGGTTGGCGAGGATGGCGTCGACTTTTTTGCGTTGCATCTTCTCGACGGCGCGGGTTTCGAGCACGGCGGGCTCTTCGAGGGCGAAGGCGATAATGGTCTGGTCGTCGCGTTTGGTTTTCGCACAGCCCGCGACGAGGTCGGGGGTGGGTTCGAGCTCGATCTTGAGCCCGTCGCTGCGCGGGGTCTTGCCGTCGATGACATGTGTCGGCCGATAGTCGGCGACGGCGGCTGCCTTGATGAGCGTATCGGCGTTGGGGAAGTGCTCGGCCAGGAGCGACTCAAGCTCGGCGGTCGTGTTGAACCGGACGACACGCGCGACGTCTTCGACGCTGGGCGGCATCAGGACCGGCCCCAGCAGCAGGGTTACATCGTGGCCCGCCTCGGCCGCGGCGCGCGCGAGTGCGAACCCCATCTGCCCGCTGGAGCGGTTGGAGATGAAACGGACATCGTCGATGGGTTCGCGGGTCGGCCCCGCGGTGATCAGTACGCGCATGGGTGGTAGGCAAGGTTTGTTTGTCGATCGACGCGGCATTCTAGTTTACCGTCAGGGCTTGGGCTCCGATCGTCGCGAACGTCATCGGGCCCGGCGGGTTGTCCTTGAGGAAGGCGTTGACGGCGTCGAGGGTGACGGCGTCGACCTGATCGGCGAGGTCGCTGAGGGTGCGGGCCTTGCCGCGGACGTAGAGGTCGGCGGCGATCGCGGAGGCGCGTGAGCTGGTGGATTCGCCCTGCATCACGAGGCGCGATTTCATGCCGACGCGGGCACGCTCGAGCTCGTCGTGCGTGACGCCGTCGGCGAGTTTGTGGATCTCGGCGAGCATAACGTCGAGGGTTTCCTGGGCGCGTGGGGTGGTGGTGCCCGCGTAGCCGAGGATCGCGCCGCGGTCTTTCATGCCGGCGTAGCTGGCGTAGACGGAGTAGCACAGCCCGCGCTTCTCGCGGACCTCGCTGAAGAGCCGGCTGGCGGTGCCGGCGCTCAGGACAGCGTTGCCCATGCGCTGCAGGATCGACCGCTCGTCGGGGTCGGGCAGCGCATCGTAGGCCAGCGCGATGTGGACCTGCTCGGTGTCGTCGTTCTGGTGGCGCGAGCCGCGCGTCGGCTGGGCGGTGGCCTGGATGTCTTCGCATGAACCCGCCCAGTCGGCGGTGAGTTCGCCGACGCGCCGGACGAGCGCGTCCCAGTCGATACTGCCCGCGACGGCGAGGATCGATCCGCCGGGCTTGATGGTGTCTTGCCAAAAGGCGCGGAGCTGATCGAGGGTGAGTTGTTCGAGGTGTTCGCGCTGGCCGACGCTTGGCCGGCCCAGCGGCTCGGGGAAGTGCCGGCCGCGCAGGTCGATCATGACTTTACTTTGCGGTTCGTCTTCAAGCGCGTCGATTTCCTGGAGGCAGAGGTCGCGTGCGGGTTCGAGTTCGGCGGGGTCGAGGTTGGGCTTCAGGGCCTGGTTCAGCAGGAGGGGGAGCGCATCGTGGAGCTGGTCGCCGACGAGGACCGCGCCGATGCGGAGGTGCCGGTTGCCGTTGCTGATCGATCGGTGAACGCCGAGGTCGTCAAGCGCATCGCTGTGCTGGCGGGAGGTGAGCCCGTCTGCGCCACGGCCCATGACTTCGGCCAGGAGTGGCGCAACGCCGAGCTGGTCGGCTCGCTGGCAGGCGTTGCCCGCAGGCGTGAGGAAGGTGATCGCGGCAGACTGGACGCCGGGCATGGGCTCGGCGAGGAGCTCAAGTCCGGAGGGGAAGGTGTGTTGCAGGATGTCTGGCATAGGCCGGGGATTGTAGCGGCCCCGGTGCGCGTTGCGGTTGGCGCGGTGTGCGGGTGTGTGTAAAAGCCTACGGATGAAATCCGTGGGCTTAGTACATTCGTTCTTTAGGTGGGTCGCAAGCGCTATGCGACGCGGGCGCGGTTGCACAGGTCGATCAGCTCGGCCGCGGCGCCCTGCAGGTCAGCGGCTTCACCGGCGACAGCTTGCTTGGATTCCGCTTCGAGACGTGCGGCGGCCTGGCCGATCGACGGGTAGCCGTACCCTCCAGATGAGCCCTTGAGCTGGTGCGCCAGGCGGTGCAGGGCATCGAGGTCCTGAGCGTCGAGCGACTGCTGGATCGCCGAGATACGTTGCCCGAGTTCGCCCGAGAAAAACGCGATGAGCTCGGCCATCTCCGGGTCGCCTGCGAATTCGCTGTGCAGTGGTGTGTTCGAAGCGTTAGTTGAATCGGCACCAGACATCTTGGGCCCCTTTTGGGTAGGACCCCCCATGCTGATACATCGGCGATCGTGATGCCCTGCTTGAGCCTTGCTTAGTTGTCGCTGGAGGGCCGTGTGCGTTCGAGGGTCGGTCTGGGTTCGGGATCGGGCTCCTCAGGCGTGACATCTTCAACGCCCGGCAACTCGGTTTCTAGGGTCGGTTCGGGTGTCGTGGGTCCGTCGATGTCGTGGACCAGAGTCGGTTCGATCAGGGTCTCGACCGGGTCGGCGGATTCCGGGGCCTCGACGTGCGGGGTGATAACGCCGTTGGGTTGGCTGAGTTCGGCGGTGCCGGCGGACTGGACCCACTCGGCAGCGGGTGAGGCGTAGCTGGTTGTCGGCGTGACGCCCGGGGTGTAGGCGAGCGGAGCGCGGGCAGGGTCGGGCGCTTCTTCAAAGGCGTCAAGCGTGGTGCCGTTGAGCTGGTTGTAGAGTTCGAGGGTTTCGCGTTCGCTGAGTTGGGGCAGCACGCGGGCGCGGAACACGCCGGTCGTTGGGTTGTACCAGAAGCCGGCCTGCTCGGGCCCGGTCACGATCGGGTCGGGCGGGTGGACGCCTTCATCGCCTGGGGGCGCGAGGTCGATCCATGGCTGGTCTTCGCCGACGAGGATGTTGGTCGGTAAGTCGCCGTGGAACCAGCCGGGCATGACCTGCACGACGACGGTCTCGCGGCCGGCGATGGCCGTGTCGATCGCGGCGTGGTGCTTGGTCTGTTTGTACAGCCGGTTGAGCGAATCGATGACGGTTGCCGTTTCCTGCTCACCCTTTTCCTCTTGACGGTTGAGGTACAGCACGCCCCCGATGACACCGAGGACCATGACAACAATCAGACTATCGATCACCAGCCGCATGCGTTTCCCTCCGAAGCTCTCCCTGGCGGTGAAGCCCTACACGATACATACCCACGCAGGGCCTCCTGGATAACCATCGAATGGATGGCGGAGCGAGGCCAACGGCTGCGCACTAAAAGGGTAGGGTGGACATCGCGACGATCCGCACAACCGGCACGATGGTCGCAGAGCGCATGTAAAACCCTCGGCGTCGCCAAGGGTTTGGGGAGTGTGTCTTGTCTTGTTGCTGCGGGCGAGGCGCTATTCTTCCTCGGGCAGCAGGTGGCGCAAATCGCTGCTGGCCTGGTAGCGGATGCCGTTGTCGGTCAGGATCTCTTCGGTCGCGTCTTCTATCTCCTGACGCGAAAAGACGAGCGTCTCGGTCGCGATGCCCATGAACTCGATCACGACGAACTCGTCGTCGAGGCCGTAGAGGATCGTGACTAGGGACTCGAGGTTTGTGACGTCTTGCCCGTTGATACTTGCGATGACGGCGAGGTGGTGGCCGTCGTAGCCCTTGGTGATGCGGTGGTCAAACATCGGCGCGGCGACGACGACGAGTTCTTCGCCCTCGAAGGCGGGGGTGTCGCCGACACGGGTGACCAGCGGGCTCTCGATGTAGTTGAATAGCTGCAGGAATCGTGGGGGCAGCGCGCTCGCGACCTCGTCGGTCACTTGCGAAAACACGATCGGCCCGTAGATGAAGTAGCGCGGGTAGGCGTTGTCGCGCCGAAGAGACGGCATCAGCGAGGGCACCTGCAGCGGCGCGGGGACTGCGAGCTTGATCGATTCGCCGTCGCGAATGACGGTGAGTTCGACGGTGCCTTCGTCGTTGACCAGGTCGTGGACGAAATACCTAAAGTCGCCGCGCAGGTCGTCGCGGACCGGGCACTGGCCCTCGTTGTCGATGTCGTGTTCGCCGATGTGGGTGATGACGTCCCAGGGCTGCAGGGGCGAGTCGGTGTCGTCTTGGACGCTGGTGACCATCATGCCAGTGACATCGCGTTCGAGGCCGAGCTTGGCGCGGAGCGCGTCGTTTTCGAGCGTCTGCATCGAGCCGAGTTGGAGTTCGGGTCGGCCGTCGTACGTGCCGTCGGCTGCGTCTTCGATGAAGTCGAGGACTTCTTCGGCGGGGATGAGGTAGCCGATGTTGTCGGCCGAGCCGATGCCGGAGAACACGATGCCGACGATCTGCTTATCGATGAGCGCCGGGCCGCCGGAGTTGCCGGGGTTGAGCGCGGCGTCGACCTGGATGCGGAGCCCGATGAAGCCGTGGTTGTAGCTGGCGACCTCGATGCGTGAGACGATACCGCGGGTGACGGAGAGGTCGTCCCCGCCGACCGGGTAGCCGAAGGCGCTGATATCGCCGCGGATCGCGGGCAACTCGTCGGCGATGGGCAGCGGTGGCCGGTCGTCGAAGAAGTCGGTGTCGTCATCGACGATCTCTAACATCGCGAGGTCCACGCCCGGCGCGAACGCGACGACACGCGCCTCGATCCGGTCGGCGGACTGGTAGCCCTGGATGTATACCCGGCTGGCATAGTTCACGACGTGCGCGTTCGTAATGATGCGGCCGCCTTCGATGATGACCCCCGTGCCCGAGCTTTCGGACGGGCCCTCCTTGCGCCACGGCTGGAACAAGTTGGGGTAGCGTGCGGTGGTGTGGATCTTCACGACCGACGCGCGGACATCCGCGTCGATCGCTTCGTCGGCCGCGGGGTCGTCGAGTAGCACTTGCGCGGGTGAGGGGGCGGCTACAACAAGCGAGAGGAGCGCGGCGGCGGCGAGCAAGACGGCGAACCGGCAGGAGGCAGGGGTCAGAGACATCAGGTTTCCTTCATGCGGGGTGGGGTGGCTAAGCGGCCGTGGGTACGGCGCGGCCGGATTCACTGGCATTCCAGTATACGCGGGGTCTGGCGGGTGCTGCCGAATCAGTCTGGTGCGCGGATGCTCCGTCTAATAGGCAAACGCCGCAAGGTGCGGCGTTCGCCAGGAGGAATCACGAGGGTGCATCTGTGTTTTGGAGTGGCTGGGGCCGCCTGTGTTGTCGAGGCACTAGGCGTCGAGGTCGTCCGCGAGGATGAATGCGGGGTCTTCGGTGCCCGCGTCATCCGACTCAGCCAATTCACCCAGTGCCTCGGCGACCTGATTCGGGTTGGCTTCCTTCTGGATCGTGATGTTCCACATCACGTGGCCACAGCCCTGGCAAGCATGGGCGTGCAATGGCTTGGGGTGTTTGTAGTTGCCGAAGATGTCTTTCTCACCGCTGACGGGCGACCACATCAGCGGGTTGTGCCCCGAGAAGACTTTGATGAGCTGGACATCGGACGATTGGCAGGCCGGGCATTGCATGATGGGTTCCCACAGGGTGAAACATGAACAGAAGAGATAGGGGTGAGACGCATGAAAGTCGATTGCGTTCCCCGGATAAAGACGGCTCAACAAACGGGCCGTTACGGAAAGGAATACAGAGGATACCGGCCGAGGATGCGGCGACGCAAGGGCTGAGCGGAATCGCTATTGCGTATGTATTAGCGTGTCGGGGTTTTCGGCCTGGGATCGCGGGGCCGTAAGAGCACGAAGGCGTTTGGCTCGGGTCCGTAGGCGCTTGCGGATTCGGGCCAATGGGTAAGGGGGACAAGGTGGGCCGTGGCGGCTTGGCCCAGCCGGGGGTCGGCGCGGATGTCGTCCCAGGTCGATGCCGTCATCCAGACGAGCACGGGGTTCGGGGCGTCGGCGAAGGCGGTGTCCCAGGCGAAGCCCGGGGCGCCGGGCTCAATCCGTTTAGCGCCGGGTGAGCCGTAGAACACGAGGGCGGTCTCTTCGAAGCCGACGGTGTAGACGGTGGGCGGGTGGTCCGGGCTGCCGTGTTGCTGCGCGAGGTCGGTAAGCAGTGTCCGTGCCGAGCGCGGGGTGACGATGCGGTCTTCGAGGACGCTGCCCCAACCCCAGCCCACTACGAACGTGATGAAGGCGATCGTGAGGCCCGCGCCGCGCCGGTGCGGCGTGCGCCAGCACCAAGCAAACACGCCGACACCCAGCACGACCGCGAATAGCGGCGTGAGCTGTGCGGGGCCGGCATATTCGTAGGCATGAAGGAAGACGGACGGCCCGATAGCCACACAGGCGACGAACAGGAGCGTCGTGAGACCGGCCGGGCCACGCAGCCAGGCGAACAGCCCGAGGCCTGCTTGTGTAGTTGATGTGATGTCGTTGCGACGTTGCGCGAGCCAGTAGTCCAGCGACTCCGCCGCGAGCAACGCGATCATCGGTGTCAACGGCAGCAGATAATTCATGCGTTTGCCCGCGTTAAGCGAGAAGACAAGCAGCGGCACCCCCAGCGCCAGCCACCACAGCGCGTTGGGCGATTGGCAAAGCTTCCGCAGCATCGAAACCGGGCCGCCGCGTGCCGACCATACGGCCCGCCCGACACGCGGCAGGTCGACCAGCATATTCGCCGGGTACAGACCCACGAGGTACACCGGCAGGAAGTACCACCACGCCTCGGCATGGTCGCCGCCCGCCGCGCTCCCGGCCGCGCGGTCCAGCGTCTCGTGACGCCAGAGCTCGACCGCCCCGGGATGTTTCTCAATGACCAGTACCACCCAGGCCAGCAGCGGCAGCGCCGCGATCGGCAACCCGGTCCAGATGCGCAGCCGACGCATCGCGTCCCACCGGCCTAGCAACGCCAGCCACAAGACCACGACGCCAACTGGTAATAGCACCAGGTGCGCCTTAGCGAACAGACCCAGCGCGACCCCGGCCCAGAAACCAAACACCCAGCCCCGTCCCACCCAGCCCACGCCCACCGCGTACCCGCACGCCAGCACCCCGACCCAGCCCAGCGTCAGCCACGGGTCCGTCAGCGGCTGGCGCATCACCGCGACGAACAACGGTTGGACCCCAAGCAGCGCCGCCGCCAGCAGGCCGCGACGCGTCCCGCCCAGGCGTCGGCCAAAGAAGAACACCCCCACCACCAATGCCGACCCCGCGAGCGCCGACGGCGCACGCACCGCCCACTCGTTTTCGCCGAGCGCCGCGATCGAGACCGCCGATGCCCAGTACGCCAGGGGCGGCTTGGTCAGGTGCGCTTCGCCCCGGAACTCGGGCACCAGCCAAGAGCTTTCTCCCCTCGCCATTGCTTGGGCGATCACCGCGTACCGCGCCTCGGTTCGGCCGTTGAGCGGGTGATCGCCCAGCGACATCCACAGGGGCAAGACCGCCAGCGCCAGCACGCACACGATCCAATACCGTTTGGGATGTTGTTCAACTTCGGCCACAGCGCGGCGGGCTCCGTTCCACAGAGACCCCACAGGATAGACCCTGTGCCCTGCCCCGTTTAGCCGTCGCCCAACGGGCGGCGTGCTCAGTGAGTCAGCCCTAACGCGCCGCCCGTTGGGCGACGGCTAAACAAGTTCACGCCAGCTTGAGCGCCGCCAGCATCTTCCGCGTCGCGTCGCCGCGGTGGCTGCGTTTGTTTTTTTCTACCGGCGCGAGCTGTGCGCTCGTGCAGCCGGCATC
The sequence above is a segment of the Phycisphaeraceae bacterium D3-23 genome. Coding sequences within it:
- a CDS encoding pitrilysin family protein, coding for MPDILQHTFPSGLELLAEPMPGVQSAAITFLTPAGNACQRADQLGVAPLLAEVMGRGADGLTSRQHSDALDDLGVHRSISNGNRHLRIGAVLVGDQLHDALPLLLNQALKPNLDPAELEPARDLCLQEIDALEDEPQSKVMIDLRGRHFPEPLGRPSVGQREHLEQLTLDQLRAFWQDTIKPGGSILAVAGSIDWDALVRRVGELTADWAGSCEDIQATAQPTRGSRHQNDDTEQVHIALAYDALPDPDERSILQRMGNAVLSAGTASRLFSEVREKRGLCYSVYASYAGMKDRGAILGYAGTTTPRAQETLDVMLAEIHKLADGVTHDELERARVGMKSRLVMQGESTSSRASAIAADLYVRGKARTLSDLADQVDAVTLDAVNAFLKDNPPGPMTFATIGAQALTVN
- a CDS encoding phosphopantothenoylcysteine decarboxylase — protein: MRVLITAGPTREPIDDVRFISNRSSGQMGFALARAAAEAGHDVTLLLGPVLMPPSVEDVARVVRFNTTAELESLLAEHFPNADTLIKAAAVADYRPTHVIDGKTPRSDGLKIELEPTPDLVAGCAKTKRDDQTIIAFALEEPAVLETRAVEKMQRKKVDAILANPLATMDAVDIEPILFFANGQRDAPGKMLKQHLAGWLIDQIDAVRSQPRANV
- a CDS encoding trypsin-like peptidase domain-containing protein, which encodes MSLTPASCRFAVLLAAAALLSLVVAAPSPAQVLLDDPAADEAIDADVRASVVKIHTTARYPNLFQPWRKEGPSESSGTGVIIEGGRIITNAHVVNYASRVYIQGYQSADRIEARVVAFAPGVDLAMLEIVDDDTDFFDDRPPLPIADELPAIRGDISAFGYPVGGDDLSVTRGIVSRIEVASYNHGFIGLRIQVDAALNPGNSGGPALIDKQIVGIVFSGIGSADNIGYLIPAEEVLDFIEDAADGTYDGRPELQLGSMQTLENDALRAKLGLERDVTGMMVTSVQDDTDSPLQPWDVITHIGEHDIDNEGQCPVRDDLRGDFRYFVHDLVNDEGTVELTVIRDGESIKLAVPAPLQVPSLMPSLRRDNAYPRYFIYGPIVFSQVTDEVASALPPRFLQLFNYIESPLVTRVGDTPAFEGEELVVVAAPMFDHRITKGYDGHHLAVIASINGQDVTNLESLVTILYGLDDEFVVIEFMGIATETLVFSRQEIEDATEEILTDNGIRYQASSDLRHLLPEEE
- a CDS encoding glycosyltransferase family 39 protein, which encodes MAEVEQHPKRYWIVCVLALAVLPLWMSLGDHPLNGRTEARYAVIAQAMARGESSWLVPEFRGEAHLTKPPLAYWASAVSIAALGENEWAVRAPSALAGSALVVGVFFFGRRLGGTRRGLLAAALLGVQPLFVAVMRQPLTDPWLTLGWVGVLACGYAVGVGWVGRGWVFGFWAGVALGLFAKAHLVLLPVGVVVLWLALLGRWDAMRRLRIWTGLPIAALPLLAWVVLVIEKHPGAVELWRHETLDRAAGSAAGGDHAEAWWYFLPVYLVGLYPANMLVDLPRVGRAVWSARGGPVSMLRKLCQSPNALWWLALGVPLLVFSLNAGKRMNYLLPLTPMIALLAAESLDYWLAQRRNDITSTTQAGLGLFAWLRGPAGLTTLLFVACVAIGPSVFLHAYEYAGPAQLTPLFAVVLGVGVFAWCWRTPHRRGAGLTIAFITFVVGWGWGSVLEDRIVTPRSARTLLTDLAQQHGSPDHPPTVYTVGFEETALVFYGSPGAKRIEPGAPGFAWDTAFADAPNPVLVWMTASTWDDIRADPRLGQAATAHLVPLTHWPESASAYGPEPNAFVLLRPRDPRPKTPTR
- a CDS encoding Hpt domain-containing protein, with the translated sequence MSGADSTNASNTPLHSEFAGDPEMAELIAFFSGELGQRISAIQQSLDAQDLDALHRLAHQLKGSSGGYGYPSIGQAAARLEAESKQAVAGEAADLQGAAAELIDLCNRARVA
- a CDS encoding DUF2071 domain-containing protein; translated protein: MNFAKPTDMVLRGRLADTVLLTYRTPADSVREMLPDGLELVQRGPWAFWSVVCCRVEQMRPIGVPAALGVGLHHVAYRLRVQAMTASAEVIDGLYFTHSDADAPLPPLFGAVGNRLTDLRLHRAEIAMNCGDDAMCVTVDPAASEAGYGLRLDLAHAPAARLEGSCFPTVEDARSFGRYPRAALSVHPSKGDPERRTLHVMRVERVDSSWCETPVAVRDARLGYLDAIGQGGQAELEWAVRLRPMEYRWVLGERHALLDRCDTARRWTGVA